A single window of Dermacentor albipictus isolate Rhodes 1998 colony chromosome 1, USDA_Dalb.pri_finalv2, whole genome shotgun sequence DNA harbors:
- the LOC135900326 gene encoding adult-specific rigid cuticular protein 15.7-like: MFPTVQVLLVCLIVEGYGLHHHPLNQAVYPASGFSGYNTAAAPYQGYNTYTYPPHPHNFGYDNVDEYGNRQLRSPQSDSKNTKTGLYGYRDVNGLYGRVNYIADEYGFRATMDANEPAATLEESADAVFNLAPVVHPVLSAADRIGAPTAYTVRVAAPYNAGGYSGYGKYGHSPNAGAAGGYAYAPFGREGNTASSPSLGGYAYGGQPPYSFTAAGYGASNRPGVHGAPAVYGSWSSSHRGYRRR, translated from the exons ATGTTTCCAACG GTCCAAGTGCTGTTAGTCTGCCTCATCGTAGAAGGCTACGGACTGCACCACCATCCGTTGAATCAGGCTGTGTATCCGGCGTCCGGCTTCAGCGGCTACAATACTGCCGCTGCTCCCTACCAAGGATACAACACCTACACCTAT CCACCTCACCCGCACAACTTTGGCTACGACAATGTGGATGAGTACGGAAATCGACAGCTCCGCAGCCCGCAGAGCGACTCCAAAAACACAAAGACCGGTTTGTACGGCTACCGCGACGTGAATGGCCTCTACGGGCGTGTGAACTACATCGCTGATGAGTACGGCTTCCGGGCCACCATGGACGCCAACGAACCAGCTGCCACTCTTGAAGAGAGCGCCGACGCGGTTTTCAACCTTGCACCAGTGGTCCATCCTGTTCTTTCAGCAGCTGACCGGATTGGTGCACCTACAGCTTATACCGTTAGGGTGGCAGCCCCTTACAACGCTGGTGGCTACAGTGGTTACGGCAAATACGGACACAGCCCCAACGCAGGCGCTGCTGGAGGCTACGCGTACGCTCCGTTCGGACGTGAAGGAAACACTGCTAGCAGTCCATCCCTCGGTGGATACGCTTACGGTGGCCAACCTCCCTACAGCTTCACTGCCGCCGGCTACGGTGCGAGCAACCGCCCTGGTGTCCACGGTGCTCCTGCTGTTTACGGGAGCTGGTCTTCCAGTCACCGTGGCTACCGGCGTCGATAA
- the LOC139054520 gene encoding uncharacterized protein yields MLEMTPKVGTVGTTRGGAQAFGARARALKAAKGQPLSAAAHSSTVVVVSHSIEPPRLHDYWIRRHLSLGGRSRTVVAAVSLPAVRMKQLHNRRSVASHQFPFSAIEVLDAFLPVLHPVTDHSNDLGRIVTQEEVRLAPSLV; encoded by the exons ATGCTAGAGAT GACGCCGAAAGTCGGAACGGTCGGAACTACGCGCGGAGGAGCACAAGCCttcggagcgcgcgcgcgtgcgttgaaAGCCGCAAAGGGGCAGCCATTGTCAGCGGCGGCGCATTCTTCTACCGTGGTTGTTGTTTCTCACAGCATTGAACCCCCAAGACTCCACG ATTACTGGATACGCCGTCACTTGAGCCTCGGcggccggagcag gactgtggttgcggccgtttcgttgccagctgtgaggatgaagcagcttcataaccggagatcagtcgcctcccatcagtttcccttttcagcaatagaggtctTG GATGCCTTTCTACCGGTGTTGCATCCTGTGACTGACCACTCCAACGATCTCGGCAGAATCGTTACGCAG